TACgatactaaaataacatgatATCGATTTTGATGTTAGATGGACTATAcatcttcaatttttttaaaaaaatcttttttaacataaaatatattaaaataattggatcTTGAACACGGGTTCGGCTAGTTCGACTAGCACCATCATGTGGTTCGTGTGTTCTGGCTAGCATCGCCTAGCGGCCAAGTCATTGTTTAactaattttgagaaaattgaaGTCGTCGAGGAAAGACAAATCATGAAACGTCATAAGTTTAATTTAAAGATGTTACACATAAcatatttcatttaataaaacataaaaattttgggGCAAATTGACATGATATTGTATTTAAATTTGGAATGGTACTTCGAGATCAAGGACTATAATAAGCTCACTTTTCCCCTCTTGCTCACTCTATAATCTTGCCGCACGAAAGAAGGGGTAAAGCACTGTTTTGGTGCTGGCCGCGAGAGCGGTATCAAATCGAGGCAAACTCTGAGTATTAGATATGACATCAAAATAACAGGGGTCAAGGTCGGGGCAGTGAGACATAAAACGATAAAAAGAAGGGAAAatgaattttattaataattttctgaaataaaaattttgaaatctttGGATTTTTTTCGTTTAAAATTTTCCATACACTCTtggattaattttatttatttaaattgggAGATAGTCTCAAATATGAAATCTTTGTATCTTTTTGTTGATACAGATCAGTACTTGGTGCATGGGAGAACTTATGGGAATATTTGCACTGCAAATGTTTTGTATCCATGCAAGGAAGAGATAACTGAATCATGCGAAGGGCCCTGCAAGCAAGCCATTAGTTACGgatcgtttgcatttatttcgaGTGAATGTTTACTTGCAACGTCAACAAAAGATCATTATTGCCATTGTAAATTCTATTGCTAGGAAATCAGTTAACTGCTGgaataaaattataatgttaTCTCGTTTATTgttttaacaaaatttgtttttgtgttttttttttcgattttgagTTTTAATGTTATCGAAATTCAGTTTTAGTATGTTAAATTTGgtttttttacaattaaattttttcgACATGATGTTAATGTGACATCAATAGAACGTTGATGTGGTGTTGACATGTGTAGTGTCACATCATAACTCTCAatgaaaaaagactaaaattgtaaaaaatcaaaagatatatTGATTAAAACTGATATTTGATAAGATATATGACCAAAATCgcaaaatgacaaaattaaattacaGAACGGAAAATACCGTTTCCCCACCCCATTGTGGTACAGATGACTATGGCGATACTTTGACGTATATAATATATCTTTGCGGAGTATGAATTTGTaaattttcaatgtccacaaaTAATGAAATATTCATTGTTTAGGATCCAAGcgttataatatttaaataataatatttgttgGCGTAAATTAAGCACCAAATTTGGTGATGCGcgaaacattattttttaaaaataataatgttctAAGTACTAAagttatctattattattattatgtatattgcaaattaattttattgttcgtcatttaaattcttttaataacaatctaataaataatttataggAAAACTATTAtttctaaaaatataatataataatttttacttactaaaaatataatataattgaatAAACATCCTAAATTGAttctatattaatattaaatatatttatgttctAAACTATAACTTATTATATATGCTCTTTTTTTTCTAATCTATATAAAATAGTTTCTTGGTGTAATTTTAAAATCTCTAAAATATTTCTATCTCTTTTTTTAGctccaattatttttttcatgaaaaattaaatttaagtaaaataaaatctataaagtttttaaaaattagaaaattttaaattttttgagtaCTTTGTAGGTGAAAAAAGGTGACTGGACACCGGAGCTAAACAAATAATGTTACAAGGAAGAAACCCAAATGTCCATAAAAATACATACTAGCAAACCaaaccaaaacaaaacaaaacaaagtgAAAGGGTCAAAGAGAAGCAAAGCACATCCATTCGCATATAAAATTAACCGGCAGCCATAAATCTATctaatattttacatatctgCGGCCTTAGCAGTTGCAATACTGATGATGTATGCGATCTCCTCCGTCACCTCTTTCATGGATGGCCGGTTTTGCCGACGTTCTTCTAAGCATCCGATCGCCAGAAAACCAATAGCCTTCATGGTTTCCAGCTCTACTTTGCTAGCTCCCTCTTTCAGCAATGGATCAGCAGCATCCATGATCCTATCCTCTTCCACCAATCTCTGCACATAAACCGCCAGATTCACATCATCTGTTGGTCTGTTGAAATCAATCGCTTTCTGGGATGTCAAGAGCTCCAATAAAACGACCCCAAAACTGTATACATCACTCTTGTCCGTAAGCTGATAGTTCCTGTAGTATTCAGGGTCAAGGTATCCCAGAGTGCCCTGAGCACAAGTGGATACGTGGCTCAGATCCGTGTGAGCTAAACGAGAAAGTCCGAAATCAGAAACCTTTGCGTTTAGTTTTTCATCTAGTAAGATGTTGCTAGACTTCACGTCGCGGTGGTAGATTGGTGGAGCTGCAGCGAAATGAAGGTAGGCAAGTCCCTCAGCAGTTGCGTGGGCGATGCTGAGACGATGATTCCATGAAAGAAGACCCCTGCTGGGGCCTTGTAAATGGTCCAGGAGAGTTCCATTAGGAACATATTCGTAAACCATCAGTGGCTGCTCGAGCTCAACGCAACAACCAAGGAGCCCGACAAGGCTCTTGTGATTGACTTGACATAGTATCCGTACTTCATTGAGAACTTGATCGGTGCCTTTCGTGTTACCAAGCTTAGCACATTTGACAGCAACAACCGTTCCATCATGAAGAATACCTTTGTACACTTCACCATAGCCGCCGACTCCAAGAAGCAGGTCCTTGGAAAAGTTGTTTGTGGccttctttatttctttcccaCTGAAGATTTTCGCAAATCTGCCGCCACCTGAATTAAGGATCTCTTCGCGCTCTCGAGTAATACGTTCTTGCTCCTCTTTGATGAGACGGTGGCGCTTGTAGACGAAAAATCCAATTAGAGCTGATACGAGTGCCACACTTAGGCCTGAAGTTAAGCCTGCACATTCAACATTTACCaatggataaaaaaaatcatcaccTCGTTGACAAATGAAGGGAAAAAACAGTGACAAAATTAGACAATTAACAACAATCCAATCATGAATTTTCATcctttgtttaaaaatttcatgtcaaaatatattcttgttaaattttataattataatttattgcaCAAGCATCGCGTGTTTCCATTGCAATTCTACATTAAAATTTGATcaattactttttttaattcaaCATGAACAGCAATCAAAATAGATATAGGTGTGAGATCAAAAAAAATATGGTCAAAAAAAACAGGGGTGGGCGTTTCTCTTATTTATAAAAACCAAACAAATTGAAGTGTTGGCTATTCATCGGTATTATTGTTTTCTACGCAAAAACTatcgtgagacgatc
This window of the Primulina huaijiensis isolate GDHJ02 chromosome 3, ASM1229523v2, whole genome shotgun sequence genome carries:
- the LOC140973944 gene encoding wall-associated receptor kinase-like 20, with the protein product MANPLLLLLLLLFLAAALLPCALSLSPCPPCGSTAVPYPLSTGPSCGDPEYKVRCSTSSTLVFDSINNTYPITSISPATQRLVISPAPFFPNTCITRDFSSNGLQLNDSAPFNITGSNTILYLNCSESLLRSPLDCTSNSLCHVYANGTSSGRDCADARLCCAFGAGGSTTAYRIQVRDSGCQAYRSFVNLDYDFPASQWPQPGVELEWILPREPTCGGQGDCGSGSACGPDPNSNEGIRRCFCNSGLQWDPVGGVCAQEQLCGDSDGCGKDRTALIAGLTSGLSVALVSALIGFFVYKRHRLIKEEQERITREREEILNSGGGRFAKIFSGKEIKKATNNFSKDLLLGVGGYGEVYKGILHDGTVVAVKCAKLGNTKGTDQVLNEVRILCQVNHKSLVGLLGCCVELEQPLMVYEYVPNGTLLDHLQGPSRGLLSWNHRLSIAHATAEGLAYLHFAAAPPIYHRDVKSSNILLDEKLNAKVSDFGLSRLAHTDLSHVSTCAQGTLGYLDPEYYRNYQLTDKSDVYSFGVVLLELLTSQKAIDFNRPTDDVNLAVYVQRLVEEDRIMDAADPLLKEGASKVELETMKAIGFLAIGCLEERRQNRPSMKEVTEEIAYIISIATAKAADM